AAGGGATATTGCCATTGACTCAGCATCCTCATTGGAGGACCTACATAATTCGATAACGAACTCGTTTGGATTCACGGGAGATCAAATGGCTTCTTTTTACAGATCAGATGATACCTGGGTTCAAGGTGAAGAACATCCTCTTTTTGATATGGGTGAGGGAACCGACAGAAAAATTCAAATGAGTGAGATCAAACTGGAAGAAGTTCTCAGTCAGGCTCATGATAAAATGATCTATGTTTATGACTTTTTCAATATGTGGTCTTTTTATGTGGAATTGATAGAAAATGATTTTGACCATAGTAATATAGAACTCCCGGCACTTCTTTTCTCTCTCGGGGTGGTACCCAGCAATGCTCCGGAAATTCAATTTGAATCTGAGGACCTTTCAGTTGACGACTACACTGAAGAGGAACA
This DNA window, taken from Lutimonas zeaxanthinifaciens, encodes the following:
- a CDS encoding IS1096 element passenger TnpR family protein, which encodes MVYKIRVILNTEEDAIRDIAIDSASSLEDLHNSITNSFGFTGDQMASFYRSDDTWVQGEEHPLFDMGEGTDRKIQMSEIKLEEVLSQAHDKMIYVYDFFNMWSFYVELIENDFDHSNIELPALLFSLGVVPSNAPEIQFESEDLSVDDYTEEEQEDYDEDFGDFSYN